One window of the Endomicrobium proavitum genome contains the following:
- the carB gene encoding carbamoyl-phosphate synthase (glutamine-hydrolyzing) large subunit has protein sequence MPILDFLLPKNGKKQKVILLGSGALSIGQAGEFDYSGSQAVKALEEEGLEVIIINPNIASVQTNSGANKKVYLYPITPFWVEKVIKIEKPAAIISSFGGQTSLNCVIELDKSGVLKKYGVKVLGTQVDALEMSEDRDLFAKQMQSIKAPIAKSHSADTVEDALKVAEEIGYPVITRSAFALGGLGSGLARTPAELKKLTQSALMSSPQVLIEKSLHGWKEIEYEVMRDKSGNCITICNMENFDPMGIHTGDSIVIAPCQTINNIENNMMRDTAIKIAQSVGIVGECNVQYALNPKDYGFYVIEINARLSRSSALASKATGYPIAYIAAKIVIGFDLLELKNPVTGTTSAFYEPSLDYVTLKVPRWDLSKFSGVSKLLGTQMKSVGEVMAIGRNFCEVVQKALRMVNENEEGITVGISRNSTDQDLEKELLEPTNLRIFAVYECFKRGKTLEYVHDKTKIDYWFLTHVQNIAKTENELLEFFAVKNKKDFAAKEEITKEFKKLGREYIHRLKSWGFSDFQLTKIFLSAYTTGKNKLTIREIRNLSLAVRKLRKNLKIQPVVKQIDTTSSEYPTKSNYLYLTYDGIHSDVNQKKNKNSIITLGSGSYRIGSSLEFDWCSVMTSSYFKQKKNDSVIINCNPETVSTDFSASDRLYFEELSFERVLDIIDLEKPKGVIACMGGQNPNNLIQPLSEVKVNILGHSQKSVDGAEDRVKFSAMLDKFGIDQPDWTSATSREEIEKFIVKVGFPVLIRPSFVLSGTLMNVANDQKSLDYYLSLTKDISADFPVVISRFILDAKEIECDGIAKDGDVILSLISEHVENAGVHSGDATMVFPPQKLYTQTVNVIKDITRKIVKGLNLNGPFNIQFIAKENDVKVIECNARASRSFPFISKVSGTNLAELACKVMNNEKIKEILIDESKIPHIGVKASMFSFQRLDGADPVTGVEMASTGEVGCLGKNFNQSMLLSMAATKIIKPKKGILLSTGREKDKVKFMEVIDNIYKLGVPVYATKGTGEYLQKHGYEVNIVHWNRTPRAVDTIIDGKVDFVINIAKNLTVDELKNNSEIRKIAVKCGCSILTNLEKAIAYLRAYDSYDSLQNLENLISL, from the coding sequence ATGCCGATTTTAGATTTTTTGCTTCCTAAAAACGGGAAGAAACAGAAAGTAATTTTGCTGGGTTCCGGCGCGCTGTCTATAGGGCAGGCGGGGGAATTTGATTATTCAGGGTCGCAGGCCGTTAAGGCTTTGGAAGAAGAAGGGCTTGAGGTTATTATTATCAATCCTAACATTGCTTCCGTGCAAACCAACAGCGGAGCAAACAAAAAAGTTTATCTGTATCCTATAACTCCTTTTTGGGTAGAAAAAGTTATAAAGATTGAAAAACCGGCGGCAATTATTTCATCTTTCGGCGGGCAGACGTCGCTTAACTGCGTTATAGAACTTGATAAATCGGGCGTGTTAAAAAAATACGGCGTTAAAGTTTTAGGTACGCAGGTTGACGCTTTGGAAATGTCCGAAGACAGAGATTTGTTTGCAAAACAAATGCAGTCTATAAAAGCGCCTATTGCTAAAAGCCACTCCGCTGATACCGTTGAAGACGCGTTAAAAGTTGCGGAAGAAATAGGTTACCCCGTAATTACGCGTTCCGCATTTGCTTTGGGCGGGCTTGGCTCGGGGCTTGCAAGAACTCCGGCGGAATTAAAAAAATTAACGCAGTCGGCGCTGATGTCTTCTCCGCAGGTGCTTATTGAAAAATCTCTCCACGGCTGGAAAGAAATAGAGTATGAAGTAATGCGCGACAAAAGCGGCAACTGCATAACTATTTGTAACATGGAAAATTTTGACCCCATGGGTATTCATACGGGCGATTCAATTGTTATCGCTCCGTGCCAAACAATAAATAATATTGAAAATAACATGATGCGCGATACCGCAATTAAAATTGCGCAAAGCGTCGGCATCGTCGGCGAGTGCAACGTTCAATATGCGCTAAACCCTAAAGATTACGGGTTTTACGTTATAGAAATTAACGCGCGTCTTTCGCGCTCTTCAGCGCTGGCAAGTAAAGCTACGGGTTATCCTATAGCTTACATTGCCGCAAAAATAGTTATCGGTTTTGATTTGCTTGAACTTAAAAACCCCGTAACGGGAACCACGTCGGCATTTTACGAGCCGTCGCTTGATTACGTAACGCTTAAAGTTCCCCGTTGGGATTTAAGCAAATTTTCCGGCGTTTCAAAGCTTCTCGGCACGCAGATGAAATCCGTCGGCGAAGTTATGGCTATAGGCAGAAATTTTTGCGAAGTGGTTCAGAAAGCTTTAAGAATGGTAAACGAAAACGAAGAAGGAATTACCGTAGGTATTTCCAGAAATTCTACCGATCAGGATTTGGAAAAAGAATTATTAGAGCCTACAAATTTGCGCATATTTGCGGTTTACGAATGTTTTAAGAGAGGAAAAACTCTTGAATACGTTCACGATAAAACAAAAATAGATTATTGGTTTTTAACGCACGTTCAAAATATTGCAAAAACGGAAAATGAACTTTTGGAATTTTTTGCCGTAAAAAATAAAAAAGATTTTGCCGCTAAAGAAGAAATTACAAAAGAATTTAAAAAGCTCGGCAGAGAATATATCCACCGTTTAAAATCTTGGGGATTTTCGGATTTCCAGCTTACAAAAATATTTTTGTCGGCATACACAACCGGCAAAAATAAACTTACCATAAGGGAAATAAGAAACTTATCGCTTGCCGTGCGAAAGCTGAGAAAAAATCTTAAAATACAGCCCGTGGTAAAACAAATAGACACAACTTCGTCGGAATACCCTACAAAGTCAAATTACCTCTATCTTACTTACGACGGCATTCATAGCGACGTAAACCAGAAGAAAAATAAAAACAGCATAATAACTTTGGGCAGCGGAAGCTACCGCATAGGTTCGTCGTTAGAGTTTGACTGGTGCTCGGTAATGACAAGCAGTTATTTTAAACAAAAGAAAAACGACAGTGTTATTATTAACTGTAATCCGGAAACCGTTTCAACGGATTTCTCGGCGTCGGACAGGCTTTATTTTGAAGAGCTTTCTTTTGAGCGCGTTTTAGATATTATAGATTTGGAAAAACCGAAAGGCGTTATAGCCTGCATGGGCGGGCAAAACCCTAATAATTTAATTCAGCCTTTATCTGAAGTGAAAGTAAATATTTTAGGGCACAGCCAAAAAAGCGTTGACGGCGCGGAAGACCGCGTTAAATTTTCCGCCATGCTTGATAAATTCGGCATAGATCAGCCGGATTGGACTTCCGCCACATCAAGAGAAGAAATAGAAAAATTTATTGTAAAAGTCGGCTTTCCTGTTTTAATACGCCCAAGCTTTGTATTGTCGGGAACGCTTATGAACGTTGCCAACGATCAAAAAAGTTTAGATTATTATTTATCTCTTACAAAAGATATTTCCGCGGATTTCCCTGTTGTAATTTCCCGCTTTATTCTTGACGCAAAAGAAATAGAGTGCGACGGAATAGCTAAAGACGGCGACGTAATTTTATCTCTTATAAGCGAACACGTTGAAAACGCGGGCGTGCATTCCGGCGATGCAACAATGGTGTTTCCGCCGCAGAAATTATATACGCAAACCGTAAACGTTATAAAAGACATAACCAGAAAAATTGTTAAAGGTTTAAACCTTAACGGACCTTTCAATATTCAATTTATTGCAAAAGAAAACGACGTGAAAGTTATAGAATGTAACGCGCGCGCGTCGCGATCTTTTCCGTTTATTTCAAAAGTTTCGGGCACAAACCTTGCGGAGCTTGCGTGTAAAGTTATGAACAATGAAAAAATAAAAGAAATATTAATAGATGAAAGTAAAATTCCTCACATAGGCGTTAAAGCGTCAATGTTTAGCTTTCAGCGTTTAGACGGCGCAGACCCCGTTACCGGCGTAGAAATGGCTTCAACCGGCGAAGTGGGGTGTCTCGGTAAAAACTTCAACCAGTCAATGCTATTGTCTATGGCAGCCACAAAAATTATAAAGCCGAAAAAAGGAATATTGCTTAGCACCGGCAGAGAAAAAGATAAAGTTAAGTTTATGGAAGTTATAGATAATATTTACAAACTCGGCGTTCCTGTTTATGCCACAAAAGGAACCGGAGAGTATTTGCAAAAACACGGATACGAAGTAAATATAGTGCACTGGAACAGAACTCCTCGCGCGGTTGACACAATTATTGACGGAAAAGTTGATTTTGTAATAAACATAGCCAAAAACTTAACGGTTGACGAGTTAAAAAATAATTCCGAAATAAGAAAAATTGCGGTAAAGTGCGGCTGCTCAATTCTTACGAATTTAGAAAAAGCCATAGCGTATCTGCGCGCTTACGATTCTTACGACAGCCTGCAGAATTTAGAAAATTTAATAAGCTTATAA
- the purF gene encoding amidophosphoribosyltransferase, protein MCGIIGVENSKDAATLVAAGLMTLQHRGEESAGITISGDGNMKTFRSMGLVARLVNSDALNKHEGTAAIGHVRYTTSAKSTLINAQPFQIECIHGQVSVVHNGNITNFIKLRDMLLKKGAIFSHTSDTEVFLHLIAMSKGNFPNVVAKSMSLVEGAFSLVVLRDKTLIGARDVHGFRPLVLGKLDNSYIIASESAAVEVLGGKYIRDIAPGEIVVIENGKIVKSFFYKKSKKQSTCIFEQVYFSRPDSIMFGQTVKSARMKMGQLLARQMKGVKADLVMPVPDTGYYAALGFSRESGILFEQGFVRNHYLGRSFIKPAQNLRDLTAKLKLRPIREVVSGKEIIVIDDSIVRGTTSRRMINALKEAGAKKIHFVLSCPPIIGSCYYGIDTPTKNHLIAANQATDQIRKYLGVETLTFLNLHNMVKACRGEKDNVFCTGCFTGKYPTKISKDTYKEGC, encoded by the coding sequence ATGTGCGGAATTATCGGCGTAGAAAACAGTAAAGACGCAGCGACTCTTGTGGCCGCGGGGCTTATGACTTTGCAGCACAGAGGCGAAGAATCCGCAGGCATAACAATTTCCGGCGACGGAAATATGAAAACTTTTCGCTCTATGGGGCTTGTGGCGCGCTTGGTTAACAGCGACGCGTTAAACAAGCACGAAGGGACTGCCGCAATAGGGCATGTTCGCTACACTACGTCCGCAAAAAGCACGCTGATAAACGCGCAGCCGTTTCAAATAGAATGCATACACGGTCAGGTTTCCGTGGTTCATAACGGAAACATTACAAATTTTATAAAACTTAGAGATATGCTCTTGAAAAAAGGGGCAATTTTCAGTCATACGTCCGACACCGAAGTTTTCCTTCATTTAATAGCTATGTCAAAAGGCAATTTTCCAAACGTCGTAGCTAAATCAATGAGCTTGGTTGAAGGCGCGTTTTCTTTGGTAGTTTTAAGAGATAAAACTTTAATCGGCGCAAGAGACGTTCACGGTTTTAGACCTTTGGTTTTGGGTAAGCTGGATAATTCTTACATTATAGCGTCGGAAAGCGCGGCGGTTGAAGTGCTCGGCGGAAAGTATATAAGAGATATTGCTCCGGGCGAAATTGTAGTTATAGAAAACGGCAAAATTGTAAAATCTTTCTTTTATAAAAAATCAAAGAAACAATCTACGTGTATTTTTGAGCAGGTTTATTTTTCAAGACCGGACAGCATAATGTTCGGGCAAACGGTAAAATCCGCGCGCATGAAAATGGGTCAGCTTTTAGCCCGTCAAATGAAAGGCGTTAAGGCGGATCTTGTTATGCCGGTTCCGGATACGGGTTATTACGCGGCGCTCGGTTTTTCAAGAGAATCGGGAATTTTGTTTGAACAAGGTTTTGTAAGAAATCATTATTTGGGACGTTCTTTTATTAAGCCGGCGCAAAATTTAAGAGATTTAACCGCAAAACTTAAACTTCGTCCGATAAGAGAAGTTGTAAGCGGCAAAGAGATAATTGTTATAGACGATTCTATTGTCAGAGGAACAACTTCCCGCAGAATGATAAACGCTCTTAAAGAAGCCGGCGCAAAAAAAATACATTTTGTTTTATCGTGTCCGCCGATAATAGGTTCGTGTTATTACGGCATAGACACTCCGACAAAAAATCATTTAATAGCCGCAAACCAAGCAACAGATCAAATAAGAAAATATTTGGGCGTAGAAACGCTTACGTTTTTAAATTTACACAACATGGTGAAAGCCTGCCGCGGCGAAAAAGACAACGTTTTCTGCACAGGCTGCTTTACCGGAAAATATCCTACAAAAATTTCTAAAGATACTTATAAAGAAGGGTGTTAG
- a CDS encoding CTP synthase encodes MAKFIFITGGVVSSLGKGISGASIGKLLQLSGFKVNMVKFDPYINVDPGTMNPYQHGEVYVTTDGAESDLDLGTYERFLDIYTTKANTNTSGDIYQTVINRERRGDYDGATVQVIPHITDEIKSRFFASSKGYDITIIEIGGTVGDIEGLPFMEAVRQFQLENKKDVFSIHVSYIPYIAGAHELKTKPTQHSVTKLREIGISPDMIICRTEYSLDEGMKKKLSLFCNVKEENVVEAKDAASIYFIPQALYNQNVDKIIIKQLNIKPKKKFDATWFKKIKEIAKYKKEVKIAVVGKYADLKDAYKSIDESLNIAAWSLGAKAKVDYLGAEDKNLAAKLKGYNAILVPGGFGNRGIEGKIKSITYARQNNIPFLGICLGMQCSVIEASRNLAGFDNANSTEFDEKAKHPVIKILDEQRNVKYRGGTMRLGNYKSEIKKGTRIHSLYGKTEIEERHRHRYEVNPEYISALEKKGFIVTGYHKGILPETIEIPKHPFFIGVQFHPEFGSRPMKPHPLFKGFVEAAIKNAKSKR; translated from the coding sequence ATGGCGAAATTTATTTTTATTACCGGCGGGGTAGTTAGTTCGCTTGGCAAGGGAATTTCAGGGGCAAGCATAGGCAAGCTTTTGCAGCTTAGCGGGTTTAAGGTTAATATGGTTAAGTTTGACCCGTATATCAACGTTGATCCGGGAACTATGAACCCGTATCAGCACGGAGAGGTTTACGTAACCACCGACGGAGCGGAGTCGGATTTGGATTTGGGCACTTACGAAAGGTTTCTTGACATATACACCACAAAAGCCAACACAAACACCTCCGGCGATATTTATCAAACCGTAATTAATCGCGAAAGACGCGGAGATTACGACGGAGCTACCGTTCAGGTAATTCCTCATATAACGGATGAAATTAAAAGCAGATTTTTCGCCTCAAGCAAAGGCTACGACATTACTATAATTGAAATCGGCGGCACCGTGGGCGACATTGAAGGTTTGCCTTTTATGGAAGCTGTGCGCCAGTTTCAGCTTGAAAATAAAAAAGACGTGTTCAGTATTCACGTTTCATATATTCCTTACATTGCAGGCGCGCACGAGTTAAAAACAAAACCTACGCAGCATTCCGTTACAAAATTAAGAGAAATCGGAATATCTCCGGATATGATAATTTGCAGAACGGAATATTCTCTTGACGAAGGCATGAAGAAAAAACTTTCGCTTTTCTGCAACGTTAAAGAAGAAAACGTTGTGGAAGCAAAAGACGCGGCGTCAATATATTTTATACCGCAGGCTCTTTACAATCAAAACGTTGACAAAATTATTATCAAACAACTAAATATTAAACCTAAAAAGAAGTTTGACGCAACTTGGTTTAAGAAAATTAAAGAAATCGCAAAATACAAAAAAGAAGTGAAAATTGCCGTTGTCGGAAAATATGCGGATTTAAAAGACGCGTACAAATCTATAGACGAGTCTTTAAATATTGCGGCGTGGTCGCTGGGCGCAAAAGCAAAAGTTGATTATTTAGGCGCGGAAGATAAAAATTTAGCTGCAAAATTAAAAGGCTATAATGCAATTTTAGTTCCGGGCGGTTTTGGAAACAGGGGTATTGAGGGCAAAATTAAATCAATTACTTACGCGCGTCAAAACAATATTCCGTTTTTGGGAATATGTCTTGGCATGCAGTGCAGCGTTATAGAAGCGTCGCGCAATTTAGCGGGTTTTGATAACGCCAACTCAACCGAGTTTGACGAAAAAGCAAAACATCCCGTAATTAAAATTTTAGACGAACAAAGAAACGTTAAATACCGCGGCGGCACAATGCGTTTGGGCAATTATAAATCCGAAATTAAGAAGGGAACGCGCATACATTCTTTATACGGTAAAACGGAAATAGAAGAAAGACACAGGCACAGATATGAAGTAAATCCAGAATATATTTCCGCTCTTGAAAAAAAAGGATTTATTGTTACGGGATATCATAAAGGCATACTTCCGGAAACAATTGAAATTCCCAAACACCCGTTTTTTATAGGCGTGCAGTTTCATCCGGAATTCGGCTCGCGTCCTATGAAACCGCACCCTTTGTTTAAAGGTTTTGTAGAAGCTGCAATAAAAAACGCAAAATCCAAGCGGTAA